The genomic window TCGCGGTCATGCGTGCGGTGCCGAGTCCGAACAGCAGCGGCGAGTAGCCCAGCACCTGCTGGGCGTAGAGGGAGAGGACCAGCGACATGCCAAACGCGAGCATGCCGAGCACGAACATGACGAGGTTGCCGCCCACGAGCACCCGCGAGCCGAAGATGCGAAGCGGCACCAGCGCCGCGGCTGAACGTTTCTCGATGCGGACAAAGAGCGCCAGAAGCGCGGCCGAGCCGGCCAGCAGGCCGATCGTCTGCCCGCTTATCCAGCCGGCGTCGGGTGCCTCGGCCACGGCGTAGACCAGCAGCACCAGCCCGGCGGTGATCGTCACCGCACCGGCCGGATCGAAGCGCCGACGCCCGGGCTCGCGGCTCTCGCCGAGCAGGACCGGGCTGAACACCAACAGCCCCACCGCGACCGGAACGTTGATGAAGAAGATCCACTCCCAGCCCGGCCCGTCGGCGAGCGGACCACCGATCAACAGCGCAGCCGTGGCGCCTGTCCCACCAACCCCCGACCAGATGCCCAGCGCCTTGTTGCGCTCGGCGCCTTCGGCAAACGTGCTCATCAGGCGGCGCCATGATCGCCGCCGATACGCCTTGCACGACGCGGGCCGCCACCAGCACCCAACCGGACCAGGCGAATCCGCACATCAAGGAGGCGAACAGGAACAGCGCCGTGCCGACCATGAACACCCGCCGCCGCCCCAGCAGATCCGCCGTGCGACCACCGAGCATGAGCAGTTCGCGCCGGAGGTGATCGTCGTCGCGGTCCGCTGGTATCTGCCGTCAGGCGGGGACCTCGCTTGGTTGCTGGGCCGCCTCGGCGGGCTCCACGTCGGCGATCTTGCCCAGCCGTCCGGGCCACCACATGCGCCGTCCGATGTCGAGGTTCAGCGCGGTGACCAGGACCGCCCGGACGATGATCGTGTCGAGCAGGACGCCGAACGCCACCGCGAAGCCGATCTCGGCGAAGGCGGTCAGCGGGAGGGTGGCCAGCACCGCGAAGGTGCCGGCGAGGACGAGACCCGCGGACGTGATCACGCCACCGGTCGCGGCGAGGCCAATGAGTGCGGCGCGCCGGGTGCCGTACCTCGCGGTTTCCTCGCGTACCCGGGTCATCAGGAAGATGTTGTAGTCGATGCCCAGTGCGACGAGGAACACGAACACGAACAGTGGCAACGACGTGTCGGCGCCGCCGAAGCCGAAAATGTGCCGGAAGACCAGCGCGCTCGCGCCCAGGGCGGCACCGAACGACAGCACCACCGTCGCTACCAGCACCAACGGCGCGACGATGGCTCGCAGCAGCAGCGCCAGGATAACGAGGACCACGACGAGCACGATCGGGATGATGAGGTTGCGGTCGTACCGGGCCGCCCGCTGCAGGTCGAGGTTGATCGCGGTGTTGCCGCCGACCTGAGCGTCCGCGCCGGGCACGGCGTGCACGCGGTCGCGTACCCGGTCGACCGTGTCGTAGGCCGCCGGGCTGTCGGCCGCGGCGTTGAGGGTGCCCACGACATAGGCGAGGCCACCCTTGGCGACGGGTTCGCTGACCGACGCCGGGTCGATGCCCTCAGTCGACGCGAGCGCCGCCTTCACCGCTGCGCCCTGCTCCGCCTTGCTGATTACGACGACCGGGTTGCCCGCACCGGCCGGAAAGTGTCCGGCAAGCACTTCCTCGCCCACGATCGAGTCCGGGTTGCCGCGGAAGGTCTCCTGGTTGGTCAGCCCGGTCGCGTCGAGCTGGACGAGGCCGATCGCCATTACGGCCAGTGCCAGGCTGGTGGCGACCCAGGTGAGCCGGGGGCGGGTGGCGATCCGCTTGCCGATCTTGGCCCACAACCCGGTAATGGTGGGCTCTGCGGAACCGAACCGGGGCCGCGCCGGCCAGAAGATCCAGCGGCCCACCGTCACAAGCAGGGCCGGGAGCAGGGTCAGCATGACCGCGAGCCCCACCAGGACGCCGATCGCGGCGACCGGGCCGAGGCCCTTGGTGGAGTTGGTCTCAGCGAAGAGCAGGCATAGCATGCCGATCACGACGGTGCCGGCGCTCGCGATGATCGCCGGGCCGGCGCGGTGCAGCGCCACTGCCATGGCCTCATGCCGGTCTGAGTGGCGCCGCAGCTCCTCGCGGTACCGCGCCACGAGCAGCAGCGCGTAGTCCGTGCCCGCGCCGAACACGAGCACGGTCAGGATGCCCGCACTCTGCGCGTTGACGGTGAGGCCGGCGTTCTTCGCCAGCAGGTAGATGACCGCCTGGGCGGTGGTCAGCGCGACGCCGGCCGAGACGACGGGCAGCAGCCACAGCCCGGGACTGCGGTAGGTGAACAACAGGATCACCACGACCACACCGATCGTGGCGAACAGCAGCCTGCCGTCGATGCCAGCGAAGGCCTCGCTGGAGTCCGCCGCGCTGCCAGCGGGCCCCGTGACGTGCACCGACAGCCCGCTGGCACCGGCCTTCGCGACGTCCTTCATCGAGGTGACAATGTCGCCCGCCTTGTCCCACCCCTCAGGGCCGAGGTTGAGCGGGACGATGATCTGCGCCGCCTGACCGTCACCGGACAAGATCGGGCCGCCGACCTGGCCGTCGACTTCGGCCAGCTGGCCGAACCTGTGCGCATCGGACGCGACCTTCACCCGGTCGGCCTCGGTCAGTCCAGAGGCCCGCTGGTAGACGACAACGGCCGGGATCGTGTCGGGCGACGCGAACGCCGCCTGCCGGTCGAGCACCTGGGTCGACTCCGCGCTACCCGGCAGCCAGGACTTCGCCTCGTTGTCCTCGACGCTGGTGAGCTTGCCGGCAAGCGGCCCGGCCAGCGCGACGAGAGCCAGCCAGAACACGATGATGAGGTACTTCGTCTTGCGTCCTGTGATCAAGCTCGCGACCGACCTGGCCATGATCCCCCCGTTTTGGACGTCCAAGCCTCAATGGACCACGTTATGTTCCCGCCTACCCAAGCGTCCCGACATCGGCAGTACGCACCGACACCACTGCCCGAAACCCCTAGGGGTCGACATCGACCTGGGTGAGCGCACCGAGGCGACCCGCCAGTCGGCCCGGTTCTCCGCCGGCATCACCAAGGTGCGGCGGACACTGCGCGGCCGCGACGGAAAGGACCCCGTACCCGATCAGGCGGCCGGCGATGACGATGTGAGCTCGTCCTCACCGCGGAGCGCTGAATGGCGGCGACGGTGGATCCACTGGTCACCGCGGACCCGGCGGCCCCGGTCGCGGCCCGGCGCCGCAGCCGTGGCGCGCGCCGTCGTACCGCCCCTCGTGGTCGGCGTCGGCGGCCTGGTGCTGTGGGAGCTGACCGTGACGCCTGGCCGGGTGGCTCCGTTCATCCTGCCCGCGCCGTCGGCGATCTGGGAGCAGTTCTGGCTCAGCCGCAACGTCATCTGGCAGACGGGGCTCGCCAGGGATCGCTGCGGGAACCTTCCGGCTCACGGTCTGCAAGCCGGGCTCGGGCGAGGCACCATCGGTCGCCTTCCACTACCCCTTCGTGGAGACCCCGGACGCGTGGGTGCCGGTCGGCCGGTCCGATCCGGACGGCGCCCAGAACAGCCAGGGCGATGACCTGAACATCGCCATGCGCCGGGCCGTGGTCAACGCGCTCGACTTCCTCGAACACGACCTGGGCATGGACCGGGCGGTGGCCTACGCGTACTGTCGGCGGCCGCCAACTTCGAGGTGTCGCAGGTGGTTGACCGGACCGTCGGCGCGCACGGGGCGATCCCGAAGGCGCACTTCTCCGACTGAGTCCCGCCCTCGGCCGCAGCGACCAGTGTTGACCGCGGCTGTCACAACTCCGGCTCGTCCTCGCCCGTGCCTGACAGCTGGTTGGTTCGGACCAGGTAGCGAATTGCTGCGGCGCTCAGCACGTAGCCGCCCAACCATGAACCTGCGGCGACGGCGAGGAGATCAAAGAAACCAGCATGGGTCAGGCAGCCAAGGCACCATGCCACCACGGAGACTACTGCCGGTGGCCAGGTGAGCCACTTCAGTGGGACGTCACGAACGGTCATGGTCACACGTCCGTTCGGGTCAGCAGCCGCCCGCGCGGTGGCCCCTCCGGCGTGACCGGGTGCCCGCTCAGCCAGGTGCCGCGGACCACGCCGGTCAGCGTCCGGCCGGCGTACGGCGTCACCGGGTGCCGGTGGCGCAGCTGCGCCGGCTCGACGGTGAAGCTGGCATCTGGGTCGAAGGCGACGAGGTGGGCGTCGGCACCGACCTCGATGCGGCCGCTGCCGGTCAGGCCGACAATCTCGGCGGGGCGCTGGGCCATCCACCGCACCAGTTCGGCCAGGTCGTGGCCGCGCCGGCGGGCCTCGGTCCACATCACCGGCAGGCCCAGCTGCAGCGACGCGATGCCGCCCCAGGCCGCAGCGAAGTCGCCGACGTCGGGCCGCTTGAGCTGCGGGGTGCAGGGCGAATGATCGGAGACGACACAGTCGATGGCCCCGCTGACCAGCCCCGCCCAGAGGGCGTCCCGGTTGTGCCGCCCCCGGATCGGCGGGCAGCACTTGAACTGCGTGGCTCCGTCCGGTATTTCCTCGGCGGTCAAGGTCAGATAGTGCGGGCAGGTCTCCGCGGTCACCCGGACTCCGTCCCGGCGGGCCTGGGCGATCAGCGGCAGTGTCTCGGCGGCGGAGAGGTGCAGGATGTGGACCCGGGCGCCGGTCGCGCGGGCGGCGTCGAGCACGTCGGCGACCGCGCGTTGCTCGGCGGTTGCGGGACGGGAGGCCAGGAAGTCGGCGTATCGGGCGGAACTCGGCGCGGAAGTGATCTCGGCTGGCTCCTCGGCGTGGATGAGGAACGTCGTGTCGACTGCCGCGAGGGCCTTCCGCAGGTCGGCCGGATCGAGCGGGGGAAACTCCGGCACCCCCGAGTCGATCAGGAACGCCTTGAAGCCGAACACCCCGGCCGCGTGCAGGTCCGCCAGGTCGGCGAGATTGTCCGGCACCGCGCCGCCCCAGAATCCGACGTCGACGTGGCACTGGCCCGCCGCGGCCCGCCGCTTTACCCGTAGCGCCTCCACGCTGACGGTCGGGGGCAGCGAGTTGAGCGGCATGTCGACGATGGTGGTGACTCCGCCGGCCAGGGCGGCCTGTGTGGCGCTGCTGAAGCCCTCCCATTCGGTGCGTCCGGGTTCGTTGACGTGCACGTGGGTGTCGACCAGGCCGGGCAGCAGGGCCATGGCGCCGAGGTCCTGGCCGTCGACCGCGTGGTAGTCGTGGATCGCCGCGATCCGCCCGTCGCGCACGCAGATCGCGGCGGCCCGTTCGCCCGCCGGCGTGACCACTCGCCGCGACCGCAGCACCAGGTCAAAGCTCACGGCACCTCCCGCTCCGCGCGACGGACACCGGCCTCGTCGGGATTGGGCGCAGCGGCGAGGAGTGCTGCGGTGAGATGTTCGGGACGCACCGGCACCCGGGACAGTGACAGCCCGGTGGCGGCCCGGATCGCGGCGACCACCGCCGGGGTGGACGATATGGTCGGCGGCTCCCCGACACCCCGCAGGCCGTACGGCGCGTGCGGGTCGGCCAGTTCCAGCACCTCGACCGACATCGGCGGCACGTCGAGGATCGTCGGGATCAGGTAGTCCGTGAAGGACGGGTTGCGGATCAGCCCGTCCACAACCTGGAGTTCCTCCATGAGCGCCAGCCCGAGCCCCTGTGCTGTGCCGCCGTGGATCTGCCCGAGAACGGCCTGCGGATTGATCGCCTTCCCGACGTCCTGGGCGGTGGCGACCTCGACCACCCGCACCAGGCCCAGTTCGGTGTCCACGTCCACGGTGGCCCGGTGCGCGGCGAAGGCGTACTGGACGTGCGCGTCGCCCTGTCCGGTCTGCGGATCGAGCGGATGGGTGGGGCGGTGCCGCCACTGCACGGTTTCCTCGATCGGCTCGTCGCCGAGCACCTCGGCCAGATCCGCGACGACGACGCCGGGCACGTCGATGATCTTGCCGCCAGCCAGCCGCAACCCGCCCTCCGACCGGGAGCCCTCCCCCACCCGAGCCAGCACCCGGTCGCGTACGGCCCGGCAGGCGGCCCGCACGGCACCCCCGGTCATGTACGTCTGCCTCGACGCCGACGACGACCCGGCGCTGCCGACAGTGGTGTCCGCAGCGGCGACCGTGACGCGCTCGACGCCCAGTTCGGTGCGCGCGATCTGCGCCTGCACGGTCACCACACCCTGGCCGACCTCGGCGGCGGCGGTGTGCACGAGCACCACCGGCTCGCCGGCGGCCACCTCCAGCCGCACCCGCGCGGTGGAGTAGTCGTCGAACCCCTCGGAGAAGCAGACATTCTTGATGCCGATCGCGTACCCGACTCCGCGCACCACCGACTCGCCGTGGGTGGTGTTGGCGACCCCGCCGGGCCACTCTCGTTGATCGCCGCTCGCCGCCGGCGGGGCCGGCCGGTCGCGGACGAGTTCCAGCAGGCGCGCGACCGGGGCCGGCCCGTCGACCACCTGCCCGGTGGGCATGACCGAGCCGGTGGTCATCGCGTTGCGCCGGCGGATCTCGACGGGATCGAGCCCGAGCGCGGCGGCTAGCTTGTCCATCTGCGACTCGTAGCCGAAGCAGGCCTGGACCGCGCCGAAGCCGCGCATAGCGCCGCACGGCGGGTTGTTGGTGCGCACCCCGTAGGCGTCCATCACCACGTTGGGCGCCTCGTACGGGCCCAGGCCCAACGTGGCCGCGTTGGCCACGACGGCGGGGCTGGTGGAGGCGTAGGCCCCGCCGTCGAGCACGATGCGCGCCTTGACGTAGACCAGCCGGCCGTCGCGGGTGGCGCCGTGCTCGTAGCGCATCGTCGCCGGATGCCGGTGCACGTGGCCGAAGAAGGATTCCTCGCGCCCGTACACCATCTTGACCGGCCGCCCGGTGCGCAGCGCCAGCAGACAGGCGTGGACCTGCATCGACAGGTCCTCCCGGCCGCCGAACGCGCCGCCGACGCCGGCGAGGTGCAGCCGCACCTTGTCGACCGGCAGGCCGAGACACGCGGCCACCTGTCTCTGGTCGACATGCAGCCATTGGGTGGCGATGTGGAGGTCCACGCCGCCGTCGTCGGCCGGCACGGCGAGCCCGGACTCCGGTCCGAGGAACGCCTGGTCCTGCATGCCGACCTGGTATTCGCCCGTGACCACCACGTCGGCGCCGGCGTGCGGGTCACCGCGGCGTACCGGCACGTGGCGGAACAGGTTTCCGGCGGCGAGGGCCGCGTCGGCGTCGGTAACCGGGGTGAGCACCTCGTAGTCCACGGCGATCCGAGCGGCCGCGCGGCGGGCGGTCTCCGGATGGTCGGCCGCGATGATGGCGACCGGTTCGCCCTGGTAACACACCTCGTCGACGGCCAGCACCGGTTGGTCGGGGACCTCCAGGCCGTAGTGCGTGGCGCCCGGCACGTCCGCGGCGGTGAGCGCCGCGTGCACCCCGGGCAGCGCCAGCGCTGCGCTCAGGTCGATGTCCCTGATACGGGCCCGGGGGTGCGGGCTGCGCAGCGTCGCCCCCCACAGCATGTCGTCGGTCCAGAGGTCCGAGGAGAAGGCGAACTGTCCTTTGACTTTCAGCGTCCCGTCCGGTCGTACCGGCCTGTCCCCGACGCCACCGGTCACCGCGCCGCCGCTGGTCCTCGTCTCCGACACCGTCACCGTTGCGCCCTCCGCATCAGGGTGCGCTGCGCCCGGCGGGCCCGCCGCACCAGCTCTCGCTCGTCGACCGTGCGCAGCTCACCCCGCTCCACCACGGGCCGGCCACCGACGAGGAGCAGCTGCAGCGCAGCGGGCGGGCCGAGCACGAGCGCGGCGACCGGATCGTCCATGCCGACGTGGCCGAGCCCGTCGAGGCGCCAGAGGGCGACGTCGGCGAGCTTGCCGATCTCGAGCGAGCCGAGTTCGTCGGCGCGTCCCAGGCAGCGGGCGCCGCCGACGGTAGCCAGGGCGAGTGCCTCGCGGGCGGTGAGCGCGGCTGGGCCGCCGCGCAGCCGGGCCGCGTAGAGCGCCTGACGCAGCTCGGCGCCGAGGTGGTTGGCCTCCTGTGACGCCGGGCCGTCCACGCCGAGCCCGACCGGGGCGCCGGCGTCGAGCAGGTCGCGGACCGGCGCTATGCCCGCGCCGAGCCGCGCGTTGGAGCTGGGGCAGTGCGCGACACCGGTGCCGGTGGCGGCGAGCCGGGACACCGCGGCGTCGTCGAGGTGTACGGCGTGCGCCAGCCAGACGTCGTCGCCGAGCCAGCCCAGGCGCTCGGCGTACTCGGCCGGCGTGCAGCCGTGGACCCGCTGACAGTACTCCTCCTCCTCGACCGTCTCGGCGAGATGGGTGTGCAGCCGTACGCCCTTGCGGCGGGCCAGCTCCGCGGCCTCGGTCATGAGTTTGGCGGTGACCGAGAACGGTGAGCAGGGTGCGACGGCCACCCGGACCATGGCCCCGTCGGCGGGGTCGTGGAAGCGGTCGATCGCCTCCTCGGTGCCCGCCAGCGCGACGTCGAGGTCCTCGACGACATGGTCGGGAGGCAGGCCGCCCTGGGACTGGCCGAGGT from Micromonospora kangleipakensis includes these protein-coding regions:
- a CDS encoding 8-oxoguanine deaminase, producing MIIIEGCAIATVDADRTEYADGHVVIDDGRIVAVGPGYAGHYDDSARRVDGTGCLATPGLVNTHHHLYQWATRGLAQQENLFGWLTELYPIWAGLDADLVAATTGAGLGWLALSGCTTSTDHHYVHPAGSGDLMAAQVEAAREVGLRFHPCRGSMDLGQSQGGLPPDHVVEDLDVALAGTEEAIDRFHDPADGAMVRVAVAPCSPFSVTAKLMTEAAELARRKGVRLHTHLAETVEEEEYCQRVHGCTPAEYAERLGWLGDDVWLAHAVHLDDAAVSRLAATGTGVAHCPSSNARLGAGIAPVRDLLDAGAPVGLGVDGPASQEANHLGAELRQALYAARLRGGPAALTAREALALATVGGARCLGRADELGSLEIGKLADVALWRLDGLGHVGMDDPVAALVLGPPAALQLLLVGGRPVVERGELRTVDERELVRRARRAQRTLMRRAQR
- a CDS encoding MFS transporter; this encodes MSTFAEGAERNKALGIWSGVGGTGATAALLIGGPLADGPGWEWIFFINVPVAVGLLVFSPVLLGESREPGRRRFDPAGAVTITAGLVLLVYAVAEAPDAGWISGQTIGLLAGSAALLALFVRIEKRSAAALVPLRIFGSRVLVGGNLVMFVLGMLAFGMSLVLSLYAQQVLGYSPLLFGLGTARMTAMAVVGSVVGQAVVTRTGLRPVAAAGMVLLGVGRLLLSQVSVNGSYVGDILAGLLIFGPGLGACFVAAWIAALTGVAEQESGLASGINTAAFQIGGALGVAITTTVAVSYAVGSEPLSALTDGYRAGFTACVVIAAIGLLLALPLLRQPHRAPTHTTDTPVSARL
- the pucD gene encoding xanthine dehydrogenase subunit D; amino-acid sequence: MSETRTSGGAVTGGVGDRPVRPDGTLKVKGQFAFSSDLWTDDMLWGATLRSPHPRARIRDIDLSAALALPGVHAALTAADVPGATHYGLEVPDQPVLAVDEVCYQGEPVAIIAADHPETARRAAARIAVDYEVLTPVTDADAALAAGNLFRHVPVRRGDPHAGADVVVTGEYQVGMQDQAFLGPESGLAVPADDGGVDLHIATQWLHVDQRQVAACLGLPVDKVRLHLAGVGGAFGGREDLSMQVHACLLALRTGRPVKMVYGREESFFGHVHRHPATMRYEHGATRDGRLVYVKARIVLDGGAYASTSPAVVANAATLGLGPYEAPNVVMDAYGVRTNNPPCGAMRGFGAVQACFGYESQMDKLAAALGLDPVEIRRRNAMTTGSVMPTGQVVDGPAPVARLLELVRDRPAPPAASGDQREWPGGVANTTHGESVVRGVGYAIGIKNVCFSEGFDDYSTARVRLEVAAGEPVVLVHTAAAEVGQGVVTVQAQIARTELGVERVTVAAADTTVGSAGSSSASRQTYMTGGAVRAACRAVRDRVLARVGEGSRSEGGLRLAGGKIIDVPGVVVADLAEVLGDEPIEETVQWRHRPTHPLDPQTGQGDAHVQYAFAAHRATVDVDTELGLVRVVEVATAQDVGKAINPQAVLGQIHGGTAQGLGLALMEELQVVDGLIRNPSFTDYLIPTILDVPPMSVEVLELADPHAPYGLRGVGEPPTISSTPAVVAAIRAATGLSLSRVPVRPEHLTAALLAAAPNPDEAGVRRAEREVP
- the allB gene encoding allantoinase AllB, coding for MSFDLVLRSRRVVTPAGERAAAICVRDGRIAAIHDYHAVDGQDLGAMALLPGLVDTHVHVNEPGRTEWEGFSSATQAALAGGVTTIVDMPLNSLPPTVSVEALRVKRRAAAGQCHVDVGFWGGAVPDNLADLADLHAAGVFGFKAFLIDSGVPEFPPLDPADLRKALAAVDTTFLIHAEEPAEITSAPSSARYADFLASRPATAEQRAVADVLDAARATGARVHILHLSAAETLPLIAQARRDGVRVTAETCPHYLTLTAEEIPDGATQFKCCPPIRGRHNRDALWAGLVSGAIDCVVSDHSPCTPQLKRPDVGDFAAAWGGIASLQLGLPVMWTEARRRGHDLAELVRWMAQRPAEIVGLTGSGRIEVGADAHLVAFDPDASFTVEPAQLRHRHPVTPYAGRTLTGVVRGTWLSGHPVTPEGPPRGRLLTRTDV
- a CDS encoding MMPL family transporter, whose protein sequence is MARSVASLITGRKTKYLIIVFWLALVALAGPLAGKLTSVEDNEAKSWLPGSAESTQVLDRQAAFASPDTIPAVVVYQRASGLTEADRVKVASDAHRFGQLAEVDGQVGGPILSGDGQAAQIIVPLNLGPEGWDKAGDIVTSMKDVAKAGASGLSVHVTGPAGSAADSSEAFAGIDGRLLFATIGVVVVILLFTYRSPGLWLLPVVSAGVALTTAQAVIYLLAKNAGLTVNAQSAGILTVLVFGAGTDYALLLVARYREELRRHSDRHEAMAVALHRAGPAIIASAGTVVIGMLCLLFAETNSTKGLGPVAAIGVLVGLAVMLTLLPALLVTVGRWIFWPARPRFGSAEPTITGLWAKIGKRIATRPRLTWVATSLALAVMAIGLVQLDATGLTNQETFRGNPDSIVGEEVLAGHFPAGAGNPVVVISKAEQGAAVKAALASTEGIDPASVSEPVAKGGLAYVVGTLNAAADSPAAYDTVDRVRDRVHAVPGADAQVGGNTAINLDLQRAARYDRNLIIPIVLVVVLVILALLLRAIVAPLVLVATVVLSFGAALGASALVFRHIFGFGGADTSLPLFVFVFLVALGIDYNIFLMTRVREETARYGTRRAALIGLAATGGVITSAGLVLAGTFAVLATLPLTAFAEIGFAVAFGVLLDTIIVRAVLVTALNLDIGRRMWWPGRLGKIADVEPAEAAQQPSEVPA